A single Magnetovibrio sp. PR-2 DNA region contains:
- a CDS encoding bacteriohemerythrin — MSHVQWSSTLEIDHSEIDAQHKQLVVLADLLLEAVEHDPDDTVVRGAFDALLLYTKKHFEDEEAYFKKHNSTQLEEHVKEHEILAEEIKALWQDDMMGFRDEVLQAILGWVESRLIPHMTGSDQDAYKACQD, encoded by the coding sequence ATGTCACACGTTCAATGGTCGAGTACTTTGGAAATCGATCACTCTGAAATCGACGCTCAACACAAGCAATTGGTCGTGCTCGCCGACTTGCTGCTCGAAGCCGTGGAGCATGATCCTGATGATACCGTTGTCAGGGGCGCATTTGATGCGTTGTTGCTCTACACCAAAAAACACTTCGAAGATGAAGAAGCGTATTTCAAGAAACACAATTCAACGCAATTGGAAGAACACGTCAAAGAGCACGAAATCCTCGCCGAAGAGATCAAGGCTCTTTGGCAAGACGATATGATGGGTTTTCGAGATGAAGTCTTACAAGCCATCCTCGGCTGGGTCGAAAGCCGCCTGATCCCCCACATGACGGGCTCGGACCAAGATGCGTATAAGGCGTGTCAGGACTGA
- a CDS encoding GNAT family N-acetyltransferase, with translation MMSLSTLQTPTRGAPRSKKSHDAILAAALSLADSGGPQALTIEAVAREAKVGKQTIYRWWPSRIELLIEVYDTLAPIGQKLIVKRAFKDVLMTLFEVYLGGPAGELLAAIVSLSQSSPEAKRIFEEKFLNPRRNGLAHYLELSGTIQPGQAQEATNLVVAQIWFALLTDPALLDEDYAERICRTLKDFTKTEKLHIHEGFVPGFAAEMIRLHMDYYAPHWGLGQNFKTHILRDFTALMDVFDANRDQILTLQNQNGDILGTLVVEASTQESVDTARLRFFVMNERTKGQGWGHKMIEHALATCKARGQTKLWLTTFNGLEAAKSLYERAGFHQTEVYAQDTWNEGTGEVRYDLALD, from the coding sequence ATGATGAGCCTATCGACACTCCAGACACCAACACGTGGCGCGCCGCGGTCTAAGAAAAGCCATGATGCGATCTTGGCGGCGGCGTTAAGCTTGGCGGACAGTGGCGGGCCGCAGGCCTTGACCATTGAAGCGGTGGCGCGCGAAGCCAAGGTCGGCAAACAAACCATTTACCGCTGGTGGCCCTCGCGCATTGAATTGCTGATTGAGGTTTACGACACCCTCGCCCCCATCGGCCAAAAGCTGATCGTCAAACGCGCGTTCAAAGATGTCTTGATGACCTTGTTCGAGGTCTATTTGGGCGGCCCCGCAGGTGAACTGTTGGCGGCTATTGTATCGTTGAGCCAGTCCTCCCCCGAAGCGAAACGCATCTTCGAAGAGAAGTTCTTAAACCCACGCCGAAACGGCCTGGCGCATTATTTGGAGTTGAGCGGCACCATTCAACCGGGCCAAGCCCAAGAAGCGACCAACCTGGTCGTGGCGCAAATCTGGTTTGCCCTACTCACCGATCCGGCTCTGTTGGACGAAGACTACGCCGAACGCATATGCCGCACCTTGAAGGACTTCACAAAGACGGAAAAACTGCACATCCATGAAGGCTTCGTGCCCGGTTTCGCAGCCGAGATGATCCGCCTGCACATGGATTATTATGCACCCCATTGGGGATTGGGCCAAAACTTCAAAACACACATCTTGCGGGATTTCACAGCATTGATGGACGTATTTGACGCAAACCGCGATCAGATCCTGACCCTACAAAACCAGAACGGGGACATCTTAGGCACACTGGTGGTCGAAGCCTCTACACAAGAAAGCGTGGACACCGCCCGTCTGCGTTTCTTTGTCATGAACGAACGAACCAAAGGCCAAGGCTGGGGCCATAAGATGATCGAACACGCCTTGGCAACCTGCAAGGCACGTGGACAAACCAAGCTTTGGCTGACCACATTCAACGGCCTGGAAGCCGCCAAATCGCTTTATGAACGTGCAGGCTTTCACCAAACCGAAGTCTATGCGCAAGACACCTGGAACGAAGGCACCGGCGAAGTGCGCTATGACTTGGCGTTGGATTGA
- a CDS encoding c-type cytochrome, which produces MKNVVLAAALVATTLTGFGAVAPALAEETNPSIVHRKATYSVVGGHLHSLKAILFLGGQGDATYHAESIKVAFEHMGNAYPAGSDKGETKAKAEIWSNMDDFKARGKDSYGATVALIEATKGGDKAAMAGAFKKLAGTCKACHKEYRAK; this is translated from the coding sequence ATGAAAAACGTTGTCTTGGCTGCTGCTCTTGTGGCCACCACTTTGACCGGTTTTGGCGCTGTGGCGCCGGCATTAGCCGAAGAAACCAATCCGTCGATTGTCCACCGCAAAGCCACCTATTCCGTCGTTGGCGGCCATCTGCATTCTTTGAAAGCCATCTTGTTTTTGGGCGGACAAGGCGATGCGACGTATCACGCCGAAAGCATCAAAGTCGCGTTCGAACACATGGGCAACGCTTACCCGGCTGGATCGGACAAAGGCGAAACCAAAGCCAAAGCCGAAATCTGGTCCAACATGGACGACTTCAAGGCCAGGGGTAAAGACTCCTACGGTGCGACTGTCGCTTTGATCGAAGCCACCAAAGGCGGCGACAAAGCGGCCATGGCCGGGGCGTTTAAAAAGCTCGCCGGTACCTGCAAAGCTTGCCACAAAGAATACCGCGCAAAATAA
- a CDS encoding cytochrome b/b6 domain-containing protein → MPDSSHTAPQHTTPVWDVPTRLFHWSLVAMMAAAFLTYEFADINMTWHKWNGYGLLTLVVYRVLWGVFGSNTARFASFVLGPGAVLRYLKSPTQTLGHNPVGALMVLALLSLILVQGSMGLFTTDEILVEGPLVHLVSSDWSSLAGTIHRLGFYVIAGFAGVHVLAALFYLVVKKENLIGAMFSGRKVNTHVPPGERLKPESRLRAIFLLAFSGALVWLSVNVWTL, encoded by the coding sequence ATGCCTGATTCCTCACACACTGCACCACAACACACCACCCCGGTCTGGGACGTCCCCACCCGCCTGTTTCATTGGTCCTTGGTGGCGATGATGGCGGCTGCGTTTCTCACCTATGAGTTTGCTGACATCAACATGACGTGGCACAAATGGAACGGCTATGGGCTGTTGACGTTGGTCGTCTATCGCGTGTTGTGGGGTGTGTTTGGGTCGAACACCGCCCGGTTCGCATCTTTTGTGCTTGGTCCCGGTGCCGTCCTGCGTTACCTCAAATCGCCTACGCAGACCCTAGGGCACAATCCAGTCGGCGCACTGATGGTGCTGGCGCTGCTGTCCTTGATCTTGGTTCAAGGCAGCATGGGCCTGTTCACCACGGACGAAATCCTTGTCGAAGGCCCGCTGGTGCATTTGGTTTCCAGCGATTGGAGCAGCTTGGCCGGAACCATTCACCGCTTAGGATTTTACGTCATCGCCGGGTTCGCCGGCGTGCACGTCTTGGCCGCGTTGTTCTATTTGGTGGTGAAAAAAGAAAACCTGATCGGTGCCATGTTCAGCGGGCGAAAAGTGAACACCCATGTTCCGCCGGGCGAACGACTAAAGCCCGAATCCAGGCTCCGCGCTATTTTCCTGCTGGCCTTCTCTGGCGCACTGGTGTGGTTGAGCGTCAACGTCTGGACGCTCTAG
- a CDS encoding helix-turn-helix transcriptional regulator: MTAKVAQFIEESMGATSPQDLFSLYCASLSALGIDRAVYSAMRNTPRFETKVPAIFCSYPEDWVKYYFENGFIEADPVRIRGLHTRRAFTWDSMMAQHDLNNAEQEIMDLGEEAGLKSGSAMVFHGPMGEAFGVGLACSEHNPDVEHHLKEIEILSTQFHVQFSAHFGQDQSSKAPLTPRELEILKWVASGKSNWAIGEILALSEHGVEYHVRNILKKMDADSRLSAVVKALYNGYLTL; the protein is encoded by the coding sequence ATGACAGCAAAAGTTGCGCAATTTATTGAAGAGTCTATGGGGGCGACCAGCCCTCAGGACTTATTTTCTCTCTATTGCGCGAGCTTATCGGCACTCGGCATAGATCGCGCAGTGTATAGCGCCATGCGCAACACCCCGCGCTTTGAAACCAAAGTTCCTGCGATTTTTTGCAGCTATCCTGAAGACTGGGTAAAATATTATTTTGAGAATGGCTTTATCGAAGCGGATCCAGTTCGAATCCGCGGTCTTCATACACGCCGGGCGTTCACTTGGGACTCCATGATGGCGCAGCATGACCTGAACAATGCTGAGCAAGAGATCATGGATTTAGGCGAAGAGGCCGGGCTCAAAAGTGGGAGCGCCATGGTCTTTCATGGGCCCATGGGCGAGGCTTTTGGTGTCGGCTTGGCGTGCAGCGAACACAACCCAGATGTTGAGCACCACCTCAAAGAAATTGAAATTCTTTCCACCCAGTTTCACGTTCAATTTTCAGCGCATTTCGGTCAGGACCAATCATCCAAGGCTCCGTTGACGCCCCGGGAATTGGAAATTTTGAAATGGGTCGCAAGCGGCAAAAGCAACTGGGCCATCGGTGAGATCTTAGCGCTTTCAGAACATGGCGTAGAATACCATGTGCGCAATATCCTCAAAAAGATGGACGCGGATTCTCGGCTGAGCGCCGTGGTCAAAGCTCTCTACAACGGCTACCTCACCTTATAG
- a CDS encoding cold-shock protein, translating to MAIGTVKWFNPDKGFGFIEPKDGGNDAFVHISAVERAGLRTLKEGQEISYDLIAGQNGKSSAENLIIEG from the coding sequence ATGGCTATCGGTACTGTTAAATGGTTCAACCCGGACAAAGGTTTTGGTTTTATTGAGCCCAAAGATGGTGGGAACGACGCATTCGTTCACATCTCCGCTGTCGAGCGCGCCGGTCTGCGCACGCTCAAAGAAGGTCAAGAAATCTCTTACGATTTGATCGCAGGTCAAAACGGCAAATCTTCTGCCGAAAACCTGATCATCGAAGGTTAA
- a CDS encoding YegP family protein, giving the protein MADRYEIYKDKAGEWRWRFVASNGNNMANGGEGYKNKSDCENGIEKLKNSKDAEVVEV; this is encoded by the coding sequence ATGGCTGACCGTTATGAAATTTATAAGGACAAAGCCGGCGAATGGCGTTGGCGTTTTGTGGCGTCCAACGGCAACAACATGGCCAACGGCGGCGAAGGCTATAAGAACAAAAGCGACTGCGAAAACGGCATTGAGAAGTTGAAAAACTCCAAAGATGCCGAGGTCGTCGAGGTCTAA
- a CDS encoding response regulator transcription factor: protein MVKILIIDDEEIVRFTLREILESDGHEVSEASDGNKGLNAQRADPAELVITDIIMPEKEGVETIIELQKEFPDTKIIAISGGGRMKNLDFLEVAKKFGAHSVMSKPFSARELIAQVRACIAA, encoded by the coding sequence ATGGTAAAAATATTGATCATAGATGACGAAGAAATTGTGCGCTTTACGCTGCGCGAGATTTTGGAGTCTGACGGGCATGAGGTCTCGGAAGCATCCGATGGCAACAAAGGCCTGAACGCTCAGCGTGCCGATCCGGCTGAGTTGGTGATCACGGATATCATCATGCCGGAAAAAGAAGGCGTAGAAACCATTATCGAGCTTCAAAAAGAGTTTCCCGATACAAAAATCATCGCCATATCGGGGGGTGGTCGAATGAAGAATCTGGATTTTTTGGAAGTTGCCAAAAAGTTTGGAGCACACAGTGTGATGTCGAAACCGTTTTCGGCGCGCGAGCTGATTGCTCAGGTTCGGGCATGCATTGCGGCGTGA
- a CDS encoding sulfur globule family protein, with protein sequence MKKILMISAVAVSLGAFAGQAHAWGWGPFGNNNGWGNNNGWGNNNGNWGNNGSGDGSGNFSFGMSGNGSGNGYNSMNNNMNNGYNGYNGYRGGPGYGYGAPYGYGAPYGAPYGAPYGAPYGAAPGYPAPAPAPAAPQQ encoded by the coding sequence ATGAAAAAAATTCTGATGATTTCGGCTGTTGCCGTATCGCTTGGTGCGTTTGCGGGTCAAGCACACGCTTGGGGTTGGGGCCCGTTTGGCAACAACAACGGTTGGGGCAACAACAATGGTTGGGGCAACAATAACGGCAACTGGGGCAACAATGGCTCTGGCGATGGATCGGGTAACTTTTCCTTCGGCATGAGCGGCAATGGCTCCGGCAACGGCTACAACTCCATGAACAACAACATGAATAACGGCTACAACGGTTACAACGGATACCGTGGCGGCCCTGGCTACGGCTACGGCGCGCCTTATGGCTACGGTGCTCCCTATGGTGCGCCTTACGGTGCTCCGTATGGTGCCCCTTATGGTGCGGCTCCGGGTTACCCGGCTCCGGCTCCGGCACCCGCTGCACCGCAGCAGTAA
- the tsf gene encoding translation elongation factor Ts → MAAITAALVKELREKSGAGMMDCKKALNENDGDIDAAIDWLRTKGLGTAAKKAGRIAAEGLVGVAVEGAKGAVVEVNAETDFVSRNDQFQGFVSTVAKLALSSGGDLDALKAMYYPETGRNVADELTQLIATIGENMNIRRVDVLEAEGGEVAAYVHGAVTDGLGKIGVLVAATGSDAASFGKQVAMHVAATNPASLSRDDLDPQLVEREKQVLTEQARESGKPEEIIEKMIMGRINKYYGEVCLLEQTFVIDGESKVGKAASAAGVDVKAFARFGLGEGIEKKEEDFAAEVAAAAGV, encoded by the coding sequence ATGGCTGCTATTACCGCTGCTCTGGTGAAAGAGCTCCGCGAAAAATCCGGCGCTGGCATGATGGATTGCAAAAAAGCGCTGAACGAAAACGACGGCGACATCGACGCCGCAATTGACTGGCTGCGCACCAAAGGTTTGGGCACGGCTGCGAAAAAAGCTGGCCGTATCGCTGCCGAAGGTCTGGTGGGTGTTGCTGTTGAAGGTGCCAAAGGCGCTGTTGTCGAAGTCAACGCTGAAACCGACTTTGTGTCGCGTAACGATCAGTTCCAAGGTTTTGTGTCCACCGTTGCCAAACTGGCTTTGAGCTCCGGTGGCGACTTGGACGCTTTGAAAGCCATGTATTACCCGGAAACGGGCCGCAACGTGGCTGACGAATTGACCCAGTTGATCGCGACCATCGGCGAAAACATGAACATCCGCCGCGTTGACGTTTTGGAAGCCGAAGGCGGCGAAGTCGCGGCTTACGTTCACGGCGCGGTCACCGACGGCCTGGGCAAAATCGGCGTGTTGGTTGCTGCAACGGGTTCTGACGCTGCTTCTTTTGGCAAGCAAGTTGCCATGCACGTGGCTGCGACGAACCCGGCGTCCTTGTCCCGCGACGATTTGGACCCGCAATTGGTCGAGCGTGAAAAACAAGTTCTGACCGAACAAGCCCGCGAGTCCGGCAAGCCCGAAGAGATCATCGAAAAAATGATCATGGGCCGCATCAACAAGTACTACGGCGAAGTGTGCTTGTTGGAACAAACCTTTGTCATCGACGGCGAAAGCAAAGTCGGCAAAGCCGCTTCTGCAGCTGGCGTTGACGTCAAAGCCTTTGCTCGCTTCGGTCTGGGCGAAGGCATCGAGAAAAAAGAAGAAGACTTCGCAGCTGAAGTGGCTGCCGCTGCCGGCGTCTAA
- the rpsB gene encoding 30S ribosomal protein S2: protein MATPTFTMRQLLEAGIHFGHNTRRWNPKMAPFLFGARNGVHIIDLGQTVPMLGRAMEAVREAVAGGGRVLFVGTKRQAQDKIAETAKNCGQYYVNHRWLGGMMTNWNTISGSIKRLRDLDAQLGDEAKTEGLTKKEMLQMTRERDKLELALGGIKDMGGLPDIMFVIDTNKESIAIAEANKLGIPVVAVLDSNSDPKGVDYPIPGNDDAIRAITTYCELIAGSVLDGIQAEVVKSGGDLGEAEEVAVEALPEEAAAEAPAEEASA, encoded by the coding sequence ATGGCTACGCCAACCTTTACGATGCGCCAGCTCTTGGAAGCTGGTATTCACTTTGGTCACAACACCCGTCGCTGGAACCCGAAAATGGCGCCGTTCCTGTTTGGAGCGCGCAACGGTGTTCACATCATCGATCTTGGTCAAACCGTCCCCATGCTGGGTCGCGCTATGGAAGCTGTCCGCGAAGCTGTCGCTGGCGGCGGTCGTGTGCTGTTCGTCGGCACCAAGCGCCAAGCTCAAGACAAAATTGCTGAAACCGCTAAAAACTGCGGTCAGTACTACGTCAACCACCGCTGGTTGGGCGGCATGATGACGAACTGGAACACGATTTCCGGTTCCATCAAGCGTCTGCGCGACTTGGACGCTCAATTGGGTGACGAAGCCAAAACCGAAGGCTTGACCAAAAAAGAAATGCTGCAAATGACCCGCGAACGCGACAAGCTGGAGCTGGCTCTGGGCGGCATCAAAGATATGGGCGGTCTGCCGGACATCATGTTCGTCATCGACACCAACAAAGAATCCATTGCCATCGCCGAAGCTAACAAACTGGGCATTCCGGTTGTGGCTGTGCTGGATAGCAACTCCGACCCGAAAGGCGTCGACTACCCGATCCCGGGCAACGATGATGCTATTCGCGCCATCACCACCTACTGCGAACTTATTGCGGGTTCCGTTCTGGACGGCATCCAAGCTGAAGTTGTGAAAAGCGGTGGCGATTTGGGTGAAGCTGAAGAGGTTGCTGTGGAAGCGCTTCCTGAAGAAGCTGCCGCAGAAGCCCCGGCTGAAGAAGCATCTGCTTAA
- a CDS encoding PAS domain S-box protein, whose amino-acid sequence MKLTSKTLILFVSVLLLTAVGIGGISSYVHYTSSVNTHLKRLIELAASRARIIEAIAQHDKTFAQQFGLPTHVGRKHTLSQIIDAHNRFEGFGETGEFTLAELKGDNIVFLLKHRHKVAGVGSIVNWEQGVAEPMKAALSGQSGTMIGQDYRGVEVIAAFEPVKLLDLGLVAKIDLAEIRTPIIRELLWVYALGLAVVVLGSLILYRVSLRFFSRLEYREARYESIISDHPEMICRFKPDGQLSYANRYYADTFGFAPQAVQVMSVFDLMPQNEHIGFRQMIANFTSEHPVIEHENMAINARGDLIWTSWTNRGFFNANGELIEVQSAGTDVTQQKAEYLRNLAMSQLALDAQEMDETELLQSALEWCENLTNSTISFFHFINDDQETIQLIAWSKHTLAAYCHVEELDGHYPISAAGIWADAFRNLAPTVINDYTTAPNKKGLPDGHAHLERLISLPMFEAGKIVALLGVGNKATHYTDADVENLQILADYVWSIASRKRAQSKLHELESVVNRSPAVAFVWGTTQNWAVEYVSENVSQWGYSPEDFYGGGVSYADLIHEQDLEGVQAKWSTQNPSEGALKTYSYRLVDRDGQVRWVDERSWPILDEHGNVKNYQGVVLDITERQEAEQQLWQMQKAESLGTLAGGIAHDINNLMLPIVALSEMTIDDFPEDHRGRTRLEKIHEAGIRAKKLVEKILAFSHKSDRPDETYDLNVVAQEAFDLFKSTVPTTIDFEGRLFSEPLMARGDPTEFHTVLINMVSNSIDAIEGTGGKIRITLDIIVANEKLEQALPQIKRHHNYARILVEDNGEGMSAEKLERIFDPFYTTKVVGQGTGLGLALVFNVVEKSQGGIKVSSTPGEGTVFEIYLPLVDGGKET is encoded by the coding sequence GTGAAGCTCACTTCGAAAACGCTTATTCTTTTTGTATCTGTCTTGCTGCTCACGGCTGTGGGCATCGGCGGTATTTCGTCGTATGTGCACTATACGTCAAGCGTCAACACACATTTAAAGCGCCTGATTGAACTTGCCGCCAGTCGCGCACGCATCATCGAAGCCATTGCCCAACATGACAAAACATTTGCCCAGCAATTCGGGCTGCCTACACATGTGGGGCGAAAACATACTCTGAGCCAAATTATCGATGCTCACAATCGCTTTGAAGGCTTTGGCGAGACGGGCGAGTTCACCTTGGCCGAGCTTAAAGGCGACAATATTGTCTTTCTTCTCAAACATCGCCACAAAGTTGCGGGCGTGGGTTCTATTGTGAATTGGGAACAAGGCGTGGCCGAACCCATGAAGGCCGCTTTATCCGGTCAATCGGGCACCATGATCGGTCAGGATTATCGCGGCGTTGAAGTGATTGCGGCTTTTGAACCGGTTAAGCTCTTGGATTTGGGATTGGTCGCAAAAATCGATTTGGCCGAAATCCGCACGCCGATTATTCGGGAATTGTTATGGGTCTATGCCCTCGGTTTGGCCGTGGTTGTTCTGGGGTCACTCATTTTGTATCGCGTGTCTTTGCGCTTTTTTTCCCGCTTGGAATATCGCGAAGCCCGATACGAATCCATCATCTCCGATCACCCTGAAATGATTTGCCGCTTTAAACCTGACGGCCAGTTGAGCTATGCCAATCGGTATTACGCCGACACGTTTGGATTTGCGCCCCAAGCCGTGCAGGTTATGTCTGTTTTCGACCTGATGCCCCAGAACGAACACATTGGCTTTCGCCAGATGATCGCGAACTTTACGTCTGAGCATCCCGTGATCGAACACGAAAATATGGCGATCAACGCACGGGGGGATTTGATCTGGACGTCCTGGACAAACCGGGGATTTTTCAATGCGAACGGTGAATTGATCGAAGTGCAAAGTGCCGGGACTGATGTGACGCAGCAAAAGGCGGAGTATCTGCGCAACCTCGCCATGTCCCAGTTGGCGTTGGATGCACAAGAGATGGACGAAACCGAACTTCTGCAGTCTGCATTGGAATGGTGTGAGAACCTCACCAACTCGACCATTTCGTTTTTTCACTTCATCAATGACGATCAAGAAACCATCCAGTTGATCGCCTGGTCGAAACATACCCTTGCGGCGTATTGCCATGTGGAAGAGTTGGACGGGCACTATCCAATTTCAGCAGCCGGCATCTGGGCTGATGCGTTCCGCAATCTAGCACCGACGGTGATCAACGATTACACCACGGCGCCAAATAAAAAAGGTTTGCCGGACGGCCACGCCCATTTGGAACGCTTGATCTCTTTACCGATGTTCGAAGCGGGGAAAATCGTGGCGCTTTTGGGGGTTGGCAACAAGGCGACGCATTACACAGACGCCGACGTCGAAAACCTGCAAATCCTTGCAGACTACGTTTGGTCGATTGCCTCGCGAAAACGGGCGCAGTCTAAATTGCATGAGCTGGAAAGTGTGGTGAACCGCAGCCCCGCAGTGGCCTTTGTTTGGGGGACGACACAAAACTGGGCCGTCGAGTATGTGTCTGAAAATGTCAGTCAGTGGGGCTACAGCCCTGAAGATTTCTACGGTGGCGGTGTGTCGTATGCGGATTTGATTCATGAGCAAGACCTGGAAGGTGTGCAAGCCAAATGGAGCACTCAAAACCCTTCTGAAGGCGCATTGAAGACATACAGCTACCGTCTTGTGGACCGTGACGGGCAGGTGCGCTGGGTGGATGAACGCAGTTGGCCGATCTTGGATGAGCACGGCAATGTCAAAAACTATCAAGGTGTGGTGCTTGACATCACCGAACGCCAAGAAGCCGAACAACAGCTCTGGCAAATGCAAAAGGCCGAAAGCTTGGGCACATTGGCGGGCGGCATTGCGCACGACATCAACAACTTGATGTTGCCCATCGTCGCGCTCAGTGAAATGACCATTGATGATTTCCCCGAAGATCACCGCGGGCGCACGCGTTTGGAAAAAATACACGAGGCTGGCATCCGGGCGAAAAAGTTGGTCGAGAAGATTTTGGCGTTTTCGCACAAATCCGATCGTCCCGACGAAACCTACGATCTCAATGTCGTGGCGCAAGAAGCCTTCGATTTGTTTAAATCGACTGTGCCAACAACCATCGATTTTGAGGGACGACTTTTCTCTGAACCCCTAATGGCGCGCGGCGATCCAACCGAGTTCCATACGGTCTTGATCAACATGGTCTCGAACTCCATTGACGCCATAGAAGGAACGGGCGGCAAAATACGCATTACTTTGGACATCATTGTCGCCAATGAGAAACTTGAACAGGCCTTGCCTCAAATCAAACGTCATCACAACTATGCCCGCATTTTGGTCGAGGATAATGGTGAAGGCATGAGTGCAGAGAAACTTGAACGCATATTCGACCCGTTCTACACGACCAAAGTTGTCGGTCAAGGGACAGGACTGGGGTTGGCATTGGTGTTTAACGTTGTTGAAAAGAGCCAAGGCGGTATAAAAGTAAGCTCCACACCGGGTGAGGGCACGGTTTTCGAAATATACTTACCATTGGTTGACGGGGGTAAGGAAACTTAA
- a CDS encoding acyl-homoserine-lactone synthase, which translates to MLTVDIVTWANAHHYDDALAQSYKVRHRAFIEKQNWDVPHCHGMEYDTYDTPAAVYLLARNEFGNVLGLTRLIPTLRPYMLDEIWPNMLGKHAGTRQETIWEATRFAVDPTLDQEERSGVALAITQACLEFGLANGIQSYLVLSPLAILRRVIGPGGAGCEYTQLGDQEVFGRTRVMAAEVTVNAETLSNVKDKFGTDNVINHRSLNIYGQELGQELYQQAA; encoded by the coding sequence ACAAAGTGCGTCACCGCGCATTCATTGAAAAACAAAATTGGGACGTGCCGCACTGTCATGGCATGGAATATGACACCTACGACACACCCGCAGCCGTTTACCTCTTAGCGCGAAACGAATTTGGAAACGTACTTGGGCTCACGCGCCTGATTCCGACATTGCGCCCATACATGCTGGATGAAATCTGGCCGAACATGTTGGGCAAACATGCAGGAACACGTCAGGAAACAATTTGGGAAGCAACGCGCTTTGCCGTGGATCCGACACTCGATCAGGAAGAGCGCAGCGGCGTAGCCTTAGCAATCACTCAAGCCTGTTTAGAGTTTGGCTTAGCCAATGGCATCCAATCGTATTTGGTCCTGTCTCCCCTGGCCATCTTACGTCGGGTCATTGGCCCGGGTGGTGCTGGTTGTGAATACACACAATTGGGTGACCAGGAAGTCTTTGGGCGCACTCGCGTAATGGCCGCTGAAGTCACTGTCAACGCAGAAACTTTGTCAAACGTCAAAGACAAATTCGGCACTGACAATGTCATCAACCACCGCTCCTTGAATATCTACGGTCAAGAGCTGGGCCAAGAGCTGTATCAACAAGCTGCGTAA
- a CDS encoding GNAT family N-acetyltransferase has product MLDTKSLSFTAFKPADLPQVRALHALSFQSLASGAHSAQQIHAHVKYMHTDEYADDLDRSNLQCALDGNGDLIATAGWVWMDEAPTTARLRKVFVHPDNAGTGLGRTMVERVEGLAKDSGSEDYFVRANINAKGFYQRLGYAPIKPGTMDVMDGISLPIMFMHKG; this is encoded by the coding sequence ATGCTTGATACGAAATCCTTATCATTTACAGCGTTCAAACCTGCGGATTTGCCGCAGGTGCGCGCGCTTCACGCCCTCTCCTTTCAGTCGTTGGCGTCTGGGGCGCATTCCGCCCAGCAGATCCATGCGCATGTAAAGTATATGCACACGGACGAATATGCCGACGATCTGGATCGCTCAAACCTACAATGTGCTTTGGACGGCAACGGCGATTTGATTGCGACGGCCGGTTGGGTGTGGATGGACGAAGCCCCAACGACGGCGCGCTTGCGCAAAGTCTTTGTGCATCCCGACAACGCCGGAACCGGTCTGGGCCGGACTATGGTCGAACGTGTTGAAGGCTTAGCCAAAGACAGCGGCAGCGAAGACTATTTCGTGCGCGCCAACATCAATGCCAAGGGTTTCTATCAGCGCTTAGGCTACGCGCCCATCAAACCAGGAACCATGGACGTCATGGACGGCATAAGCTTGCCCATCATGTTCATGCACAAAGGTTGA